One Megalopta genalis isolate 19385.01 chromosome 5, iyMegGena1_principal, whole genome shotgun sequence DNA window includes the following coding sequences:
- the LOC117219762 gene encoding PITH domain-containing protein CG6153, with product MTHHCNCGESHEEGDLGVQYSLHEKIDILNIECLNEYEEGSGASVFKTWEDRLDKSKYVESDADTDVNELLFNIPFTGSIKLKGLIVIGGENELHPHRVSLYKNRPHMTFDNIVQPEQEFELCVDNYGVHQYFPKVVKFSSVNHLSLYFTGRTGQEQIRIYYIGLKGEWTPAHQHGVTICTYELIPQKSKEVKDRRDVDRAVS from the exons ATGACACATCACTGTAATTGTGGAGAATCACATGAGGAAGGTGACCTAGGTGTACAGTACAGTTTACATGAAAAAATTGATATTCTCAATATTGAATGTTTAAATGAATACGAGGAAGGTAGCGGAGCTTCTGTATTCAAAACATGGGAGGATAGACTAGATAAAAGCAAA TATGTAGAAAGTGATGCTGATACTGATGTTAATGAACTTCTATTTAATATTCC TTTCACAGGAAGTATAAAATTAAAAGGTCTCATTGTTATTGGAGGTGAAAATGAGCTTCATCCACACAGAGTGAGTTT GTATAAAAATCGGCCACATATGACATTCGATAATATTGTACAACCTGAACAAGAATTTGAGCTTTGTGTAGACAATTATGGAGTTCATCAGTATTTTCCAAA AGTTGTAAAATTTTCATCGGTTAATCACTTAAGTTTATACTTCACCGGACGCACAGGACAGGAACAAATAAGGATTTATTATATCGGCTTGAAAGGGGAATGGACACCTGCTCATCAGCACGGAGTTACCATATGTACTTACGAATTAATACCGCAGAAAAGTAAAGAAGTGAAAGACCGTAGAGACGTGGACAGAGCAGTTAGTTGA